In Solanum pennellii chromosome 3, SPENNV200, a single window of DNA contains:
- the LOC107012168 gene encoding zinc finger CCCH domain-containing protein 14-like translates to MDIRKRNRNESGFNGNAGFKKAKPELDSISSGIGSKSKPCTKFFSTVGCSFGENCHFLHYVPGGYNVVAKMMNIAPSPVSPIPSRNTPAVKTKICSKFNTAEGCKFGDKCRFAHGEWEIGKPIVPSPRAMGVGPIPDRFGERRESPVASFGTSATAKISVDAFHVGPIIGKGGVNSKQICWQTGAKLAIREHEMDKNLRNIELEGTFEQISQASAMVRELISNLGSVGGPGRTAAVQGGRAPPMNNYKTKLCENFAKGSCTFGERCHFAHGDAELRKTGG, encoded by the exons ATGGATATCCGCAAGAGAAACAGGAATGAATCTGGTTTTAATGGCAATGCTGGTTTCAAAAAGGCTAAGCCAG AATTGGACTCTATATCAAGTGGTATAGGAAGCAAATCAAAGCCGTGCACAAAGTTCTTCAG CACTGTTGGCTGCTCTTTTGGTGAGAACTGCCATTTTCTTCATTATGTTCCTGGTGGCTATAATGTTGTGGCCAAGATGATGAATATTgcaccatctccagtatcaccTATTCCCAGTAGGAATACTCCTGCTGTGAAAACCAAAATTTGCAGCAAGTTCAACACAGCTGAGGGATGCAAGTTTGGGGACAAATGCCGTTTTGCTCATGGGGAGTGGGAAATTGGCAAGCCTATTGTGCCATCACCACGTGCCATGGGTGTTGGACCTATTCCTGACCGTTTTGGTGAGCGAAGGGAGTCTCCTGTTGCTAGCTTTGGTACGTCAGCCACTGCAAAGATCAGCGTGGATGCTTTCCATGTGGGACCCATCATTGGAAAGGGCGGAGTGAACTCTAAGCAGATCTGTTGGCAGACAGGAGCCAAACTGGCAATCCGTGAGCATGAAATGGATAAAAATCTGAGGAACATTGAGCTTGAAGGCACATTTGAACAAATATCGCAGGCTAGCGCCATGGTGAGAGAGCTGATCAGCAACCTTGGATCAGTTGGTGGCCCAGGAAGAACAGCTGCAGTACAGGGTGGACGTGCACCACCAATGAACAACTACAAGACTAAGCTGTGCGAAAATTTTGCTAAAGGTTCTTGCACTTTTGGAGAAAGGTGCCACTTCGCCCATGGTGATGCTGAATTGCGCAAAACAGGGGGGTGA